From Archaeoglobus sulfaticallidus PM70-1:
CATCGCGCAGGCAAGCATTGCCCTCTGTTTCATCCCACCACTGAGATTTCTGACGAGCCTCTTTCTGAAATCGTATAGGTTCACGAGCCTCAGCAACTCCTCGATCCTCTGTTCCGCATTCCTTATTCCATGGAGGGATGTGAAGAACCTCATGTTCTCCTCAACCGTCAGATTCAGATAGAGGGGGGAATTCTGAGGCATCCAGCCTATTGAACCGGCGTTGATTCTGATCTTGCCTTCATAAGACACCATTCCGAAAATCGCCCTTATAGTAGTAGTCTTTCCAGCTCCGTTTGGACCAAGCAATCCGAGGATTTCTCCTCTCCTGACCTTCAAGCTGAAATCTTTTACAGCGAGAAAATCTCCGAATCTCACTGTGAGGTTCTCGATTTCCAGAATACCCATACAAATTCTTTATGAGCAAAAATTTAAAAATTTGTTGTCACTAAAGCTGGTTACATGATTGAGATAAATGAAGTTGTTGAAAAGCTAAGGGGTTTTGGTTTGACACCTTACGAAGCAAAAGCTTTCGTGACTCTCGTACATCTAAGCGAAGCGTCTGCGAGAGAGATAAGTGATTATTCTAAAATTCCAAGGACGAAGGTTTACGATGTGCTAAAGAAGCTCGCTGAAAAGGGTTTTATTGAGGTTCAGCCGGGAAATCCTACCATCTTCAGAGCTTTGGAGCCGT
This genomic window contains:
- a CDS encoding TrmB family transcriptional regulator, whose protein sequence is MIEINEVVEKLRGFGLTPYEAKAFVTLVHLSEASAREISDYSKIPRTKVYDVLKKLAEKGFIEVQPGNPTIFRALEPSEVAEKLQQEMVSRIKEFVTLVEKIKVERRERIQHVWVSRGKICS